A window of Chlamydiales bacterium genomic DNA:
GTTTAGGTCGTTTCGAGTGAAAGTAATTTAGGAGAATATCATGTCGGCACCAATATCAATTCAACAGTCCAGACAAACAAACCAACACCAGCATGTTGAAGAACAAAGCAACATCTCTAACACCCTTAGTTGGATGGGAAGAAAAGTTGTTAACATAGCCTGCAGTACTGTAGGAGTTATAGGTAAAATCGCGATTCCTGCTATTCTTATGGTTGCAATGTCCTCTGTACCGGGAGCAGAAGCAGGCCCTCTTACTTATACAGCTTGTGTTAGCGCCTGCTCAGCCTCTGTTTTTTTAGCTCCGGCATGTCCATTTCTTTGTGCACCTGCATTAGGACCCTATTGCCCATAAATAAATTTTAAATAGTAAGAGGAATTTCTACTGATAGGAATTCCTCTGAGAAACTAAAGCATTGAAAAAATCGTTTACGTTATTACATTATCTGTATAAACTGAGGTGATATTAGGAGAACTTGAAATGATAAAGATTTGTCATACTGCTTTATTTTATACCCCCCTTCTTGTTTTGAATCTTATTTTAAATAGTGCACATGCGGAAGAAAATGGGTTTAACAATAACCATATAGTCACAGAAGAGAGCTGGCTTACCTACCATCTAAAAGAAAAAGACGTTCCTCAATGGGCTATAGACTATATTTTGGCATTGGATTCAAAAATTCAAGATTCTAGTACAAGGACATACTTCAGAAGATTTGTTGCAGATCCAGGAAATCGATTTGACAGCATAACTAAGTTTATTGAATACTTATCTCTTGCAGGCTATCCAGAAGCTATTATTTCAGATAAACAAAATAGTTCTCTTGTATTGCCAGAAGCGGTTTACAAAGCAGTTTATTTTGCAATTACTTATACCATCATGGACGGATTACCAGATGGGCCTCTGCAGCGATCTGATTCATCGAACACAGCGCAATCAACTACTCAAGCATCCTCAGTTACTCATTAAGCCTCTTTGCGTAATCACTCTATGTCATTTGCTATTTGTTTAAATTCTTGTGAGATCCAGCTGTCAAGAAGTGCGCTAGAAGATCAGTGTAAAATGCTTACTAGCAAGAAGAAAAAAGATCCTGATACTTGTGTTTGGAAAGGCACAAATATTCCATATGTCTCAAATGAGACAATTGAATTCATCAAACAATTAGTTCCTCAAGTTGAAAAGAAAAAAAATAAAAGCCTATATTCTTTGTTTTACAAAGCCTTAAAAACCTATTCTGAGCTAGATCCCAAAAATACCTATCTACAGCTTCCACAAGGCGTTGTAACAGATAAACTCCTTTTAAAAAGGACTTTGACCCTGCAAAATATGGAAAGCTTATCTCCTACTGATCTTGGAGAGATCCTTTCAAAATTTTCAAATATACGAAATATTAATGCAGCTAATTGTAAATGGCTTACAGATAACCACTTAAAAGTGATTTCTTGTTTTCCTATTACAGGTCTTAGCTTTCACAAATGCCCTCAAATATCTGACAAGAGCCTAGAGTGTTTTAAGGATATGCCTATTATCTCTTTATCTCTTGCTTATTGTAGCCGAATTACAGATAAAGGACTTTTCTTTTTACAAAATATGCAGCTACAACGCCTTGATTTAACATTTTGCTATGCAATCACAAATAAGGGTCTTTTTTATTTACGCAACAAACCATTTACGCATCTTATTTTAAAGTTTTTGCCATGCATAACTGATGATGGCTTTTTCTGCTTAAATACCAATGAAATTAAAATTTTAAATATACGTAAATGCCATAAACTAACTGATAAAACGTTTGAAAAATTAAAGGACTCTCCCCTTCATGATCTAGAATTTTCCAAGTCTGATTTAATTACAAAAAATAGCTATAAACATATTGCTGACAATCTTTTGCGCGTTATAGATCCGGCAAGTCATCTTTGCAAAGACGGATATCTTTATTTCTCAAGGCTTTCTTCTTGTTCTATATCTTTATTTAAACTTATTCTAGCCGCGTTTCCAAATATTTTAAAATTTGATTTTACAGACTGTGAATGGCTTACTGATGAATACCTCGAAGATTTAAAAGATCTTTCTGTTGAAGTACTTATACTGATAAATTGCATAAACATTAAGGGCGAAGCCTTTGCTTTCTTTAAAAATACTCCTCTTAAAATACTCTCACTAGATGGATGTATACAGCTCTCCAAATCTATTTTTCTGCAAATAAATATAAATTCCCTGCGCATGCTCTCTCTTGAAAGATGCAATCAGTTTATTGATGAAGACCTCGAATTCTTACAACAAACAACTCAATTAGAATTCATCAGCCTCCTTGGGTGTACACAAGTTAGCGATAAAACTCTTTCTTATTTCCACGCCCATACAAGCCTTGAATCTGCTGATTTTTCTGGTTGTAACATCACTGATAAAGGCCTTGCAAATATAGTAAATTCACCCCTTTATTCTCTCAGTATAGTCGAGTGCATACGTGTAAAAGGAACCTTTTTAAAAGATCTTCGAAAAGAACATCTTAAAAGTCTTTCTTTGGATAATTGTAGATTAATTGATGATCAAGCTCTTCAAAATTTATCTGAAATGGAATTAGAACAGCTTTACTTGCCAGGATGTGATAGCGTTACAACGGTAGGATTATTATCATTAAATGTTAACTTTCTTCAACGTATATCCCTGGATTGGTGTAATGGCATTGATGGACAAGCACTTGATCATCTTAAAGAAGCTAAAAATTTGATGTACTTATCGTTAAGCAATCTTAATTTTCTTAATGATAACCATCTTAGGGTTGTTGAAAATTTTTCATCGCTTGAATGGCTTAGGCTAAATGACTGCCATCAAGTTAAAGGTGAATTCTTCAAACTTCTTCCAAAAAGTCTTCAATACCTATCTATAAATTGCTGTAGTGGCATTGATAAGTCTAATATTGCAAATTTACAAGAGCTTCAACTAGAAACGCTTTGCATTAAGGGTTGTACACAGTTAACAGACGAGTGCATAGAGAGCCTCAAATTCGTGCCACTAAGGCATTTTTTATGCAGTGAATCTGGTATCACGCAAAAAACAAAAATTTTGCTAAATAAAACTTATGGAATAATTACAGAGTGACTATTATACACAAACAAGTTCAAGAATTGTTTGTGTATAGACTCTTGTGTATTTTCTAAGTAAAGCTAATTATACAAGAAGTCTATTCCTTTACCTTTAAAACAATTTTTCCAGTTACTTTTCCAAGTTGAAGCTCTTCTTGAGCCATTTTAGCTTCTCTTAAAGGCCTTTCCTGAACAAGAGGAGGCCTTAACCTTCCTTGTTCAATAAGCCCTGCAATCTCTTTAAGCTCTTTTCCATTGGGAGCCACAAATACATAGAAAGCTTCAATCTCGTATTCCTCTGCAGTTTTTTTGTCAACGTGCTCTAAAATACTTACTAACCTGCCACCCGATTTGATGACATGTAAACTCTGCTCACATGTGTCACTGCCCACACAATCAAAAACGACATCAACACCATTTTTTTCATGACTTTTAACTACTTCTACAAAGCTTTCATCCGTATAATCGATAACAACATCTGCGCCTAAACTCTTTACATATTCATGCTTATGCTTACTTGCTGTTGTATATACTTTTGCTCCTGCATACTTTGCAAGCTGAATAGCAACAGATCCAACACCTCCAGAGCCTGCGTGAATCAATATGCTCTCTCCTCTTTTGAGCTTTGCAGCATCAAAAAGAGATTGCCAGGCAGTAAGTGTGATAAGTGGAATTGCAGAGCTTTCTGCAAAAGAGATATTTTTTGGCTTTATAGCAACGTCTTTAGCATCAAAACAAACATACTCTGCGTAAGTTCCAAATTGCGCAACGGGCTTTCTTGTATAGGCAAAGACGCTATCACCTACTTTTAACTCTTTGACATCCCTTCCAACTTGAGTAATTTTTCCAGCAACATCCCATCCTAAGATGAGGGGAAATTTATGAGGAAGTCTCTCTTTTAATAAGCCTTCTCTGATCTTCCAATCAACGGGGTT
This region includes:
- a CDS encoding NADP-dependent oxidoreductase yields the protein MRAIVIEEFGGAEQLKLKDVEIPTPNEQEVQIEVFYAGVNPVDWKIREGLLKERLPHKFPLILGWDVAGKITQVGRDVKELKVGDSVFAYTRKPVAQFGTYAEYVCFDAKDVAIKPKNISFAESSAIPLITLTAWQSLFDAAKLKRGESILIHAGSGGVGSVAIQLAKYAGAKVYTTASKHKHEYVKSLGADVVIDYTDESFVEVVKSHEKNGVDVVFDCVGSDTCEQSLHVIKSGGRLVSILEHVDKKTAEEYEIEAFYVFVAPNGKELKEIAGLIEQGRLRPPLVQERPLREAKMAQEELQLGKVTGKIVLKVKE